In a genomic window of Shouchella clausii:
- a CDS encoding SRPBCC family protein, with amino-acid sequence MDQLATLHQANGRYALRFERFFSYKPEEVFRVITDPHSFSQWYPFATGEMDLKLGGEIAFDDGEGTTYEGIITELKEPYTFEFREVDDLIRISLQEEGKGCQLVFIHIFDDKEMAMYTAAGWHRCLGVFKQIVNGQPVEWKDNSVELRELYREAFDRNR; translated from the coding sequence GTGGATCAATTGGCAACATTACATCAGGCAAATGGTCGTTATGCGCTAAGATTTGAACGGTTTTTCTCTTATAAACCGGAGGAGGTTTTCCGTGTCATTACGGATCCTCATTCCTTCTCCCAATGGTATCCTTTCGCAACCGGGGAAATGGACCTCAAATTAGGAGGTGAAATTGCCTTCGATGACGGTGAAGGAACAACATATGAAGGGATCATAACGGAATTAAAAGAACCCTATACTTTTGAGTTCCGTGAAGTTGATGATTTGATCCGAATCTCATTACAAGAAGAGGGGAAAGGATGCCAATTGGTGTTCATCCACATTTTTGACGATAAGGAAATGGCGATGTATACTGCCGCAGGATGGCATAGATGTCTGGGTGTGTTTAAACAGATCGTCAACGGACAACCAGTTGAATGGAAAGATAATTCAGTTGAGTTAAGGGAACTTTATCGGGAAGCATTCGATCGAAATAGGTAA
- a CDS encoding ABC transporter ATP-binding protein, whose amino-acid sequence MSFVSVRQLTKTYAEYPAVKNLSFDLQPHSCIALLGVNGAGKTTTLKMLSGLVKPTSGTIQFHQSSAHGKGDIRADIGYLPQFPVFCDWMTGFEFLLYVGQLAHLPRREAKRKTKELLDKVGLTEAAHQRIGQYSGGMKQRLGIAQALIHQPKLVMLDEPVSALDPVGRREMLQLMQTLKEEATVLFSTHVLHDAEEVSDEVLIIDQGQLKYGGTLDSLQQEWQDAAIIIKAKDDLTNQLKNWQEQKRIVDFVIEEDGYRVLVEDIELAVPFLLHAFAQHQVRLTKFEVAKMSLEDLFLKVVQK is encoded by the coding sequence ATGAGTTTCGTATCTGTACGGCAATTAACGAAGACATATGCCGAGTACCCTGCAGTTAAAAATCTTTCTTTCGATCTGCAGCCGCATTCCTGTATCGCTTTATTAGGCGTGAATGGGGCTGGCAAAACGACAACATTAAAGATGTTATCAGGACTGGTCAAACCTACATCAGGCACCATACAGTTCCACCAATCATCGGCACACGGAAAGGGCGACATTCGCGCCGATATCGGCTACTTGCCCCAGTTTCCCGTCTTTTGCGATTGGATGACCGGATTTGAATTTCTCCTCTATGTCGGGCAGCTCGCTCATTTGCCGAGACGGGAAGCGAAACGTAAAACCAAAGAATTACTAGACAAGGTGGGGCTGACCGAAGCGGCTCATCAGCGTATTGGCCAATATTCAGGTGGTATGAAGCAACGTCTTGGCATTGCCCAAGCTCTGATTCACCAGCCTAAGCTGGTCATGCTAGATGAACCGGTATCTGCTCTCGATCCAGTCGGACGCCGGGAAATGCTTCAGCTAATGCAAACATTAAAGGAGGAAGCAACGGTTCTTTTCTCGACCCATGTCCTGCATGACGCGGAGGAAGTAAGTGACGAAGTGCTCATTATTGATCAAGGCCAACTAAAATATGGGGGGACGCTCGATTCGCTTCAGCAAGAATGGCAAGATGCGGCAATCATAATCAAAGCCAAGGATGACTTGACTAATCAGCTCAAGAACTGGCAGGAACAAAAACGTATTGTTGACTTTGTCATAGAAGAAGATGGCTACAGAGTATTGGTAGAAGATATTGAGTTGGCGGTGCCTTTTCTCTTGCACGCTTTTGCTCAGCACCAGGTTCGGTTAACGAAATTCGAAGTAGCTAAAATGTCTCTGGAAGATTTATTTTTAAAGGTGGTGCAAAAATGA
- a CDS encoding ABC transporter permease subunit produces the protein MKQWLVLFQKEQVELWRNYKWVWVPVVFLLLGSSTPLSTYFMPQILEDFGGLPEGAVIDIPTPTGTEVLAQTLSDFGLLGVLVLTLALMGIVSAERRSGVAAIILLKPVPYFSYLTAKWAAIICFTWVSLGLGYGLAMYYTNLLFDAVSLERWFSSFFHFGLWLTLVMTIVLFYSTILKQTGTAAFCALGTILLISLLSSSFPAWFSWSPAQLANHATLVLLEGEGLADYTPVLLSTLFGIIGLQLGAIAIFTHKELVD, from the coding sequence ATGAAGCAATGGCTCGTGTTGTTTCAAAAAGAACAGGTAGAACTATGGAGGAATTACAAGTGGGTATGGGTTCCTGTTGTGTTTCTGTTATTAGGAAGTTCGACGCCGCTCTCCACCTACTTTATGCCGCAAATATTAGAGGACTTCGGCGGGTTGCCAGAAGGGGCCGTTATCGACATTCCTACGCCCACAGGAACTGAGGTGCTCGCACAAACGTTATCTGATTTCGGATTGCTCGGCGTCCTTGTCTTGACGTTGGCGTTGATGGGGATCGTATCGGCGGAACGGCGCAGCGGAGTAGCAGCGATCATTTTACTGAAGCCAGTGCCCTACTTTTCTTATCTCACAGCCAAATGGGCGGCGATTATTTGCTTTACATGGGTGTCACTTGGCCTTGGTTACGGCTTAGCGATGTATTACACGAACCTTCTATTCGATGCCGTTTCGCTTGAACGTTGGTTCAGTAGTTTTTTTCATTTTGGATTGTGGTTAACGCTCGTTATGACGATTGTTCTGTTTTATAGCACCATTCTTAAACAAACAGGCACAGCAGCCTTCTGTGCACTAGGTACCATTCTTCTCATCAGCCTGCTTTCATCGTCCTTTCCAGCCTGGTTCTCGTGGAGTCCTGCACAGTTGGCCAATCACGCCACATTGGTTTTGTTGGAAGGAGAGGGTTTAGCTGATTATACACCTGTTTTGTTGTCGACTCTGTTCGGGATCATCGGCTTGCAACTTGGAGCAATCGCCATTTTTACACACAAAGAGCTTGTTGACTAG
- a CDS encoding DUF4188 domain-containing protein: protein MTKAKRVSAPNDQDIVIFIVGMKIQQWWNIKAWGPVFSAMPPMLKELSSKIDTGFLHYETGWSGRNIVITQYWENVERLHDYAHGKTHMNAWTRFYKKAADSKGVGFFHETYVVKAGSYESIYVNMNKPRGLAAACSSYVTEKHSTMKHRLKNVKAK, encoded by the coding sequence ATGACAAAAGCGAAACGAGTTAGTGCTCCAAATGACCAAGATATAGTGATTTTTATCGTTGGTATGAAAATTCAACAGTGGTGGAATATCAAAGCATGGGGACCCGTTTTTAGTGCTATGCCACCGATGTTAAAAGAACTTTCTAGCAAAATAGACACCGGTTTTCTTCATTATGAAACTGGTTGGAGTGGCAGGAATATCGTGATTACTCAATATTGGGAAAACGTAGAGAGATTACATGATTACGCCCATGGGAAAACGCATATGAATGCTTGGACTCGTTTTTATAAGAAAGCCGCAGACTCAAAAGGAGTTGGTTTTTTCCATGAAACGTATGTCGTGAAAGCAGGTAGCTATGAATCCATTTATGTCAATATGAATAAACCGAGAGGACTGGCTGCTGCATGTTCTTCCTATGTAACAGAAAAGCATTCTACAATGAAACATAGATTAAAGAATGTAAAAGCGAAATGA
- a CDS encoding DUF6155 family protein, translated as MTNPKKLSIPEIKKALKSYDKESLITLLIDGYKQSQEMKNYIHVLLNPEETIEELYQKSKNQILHEFFPERGDAKMRLSVAKKAITEFKKWCKDEIRTIDLMIYYVEVGVDFANEYGDIYEQFYNSMISMYGNVVDKINNNLELCDRFYQRLKSIVMNTSGMGWGFHEELYSLFGQLSIQVEKGRREGH; from the coding sequence ATGACCAACCCTAAGAAATTATCGATTCCTGAGATCAAGAAGGCGTTAAAATCTTACGATAAGGAATCGTTGATAACATTACTAATCGATGGCTATAAACAAAGTCAGGAAATGAAGAACTATATACATGTGCTTTTGAATCCTGAAGAGACCATTGAAGAGCTCTATCAGAAGTCAAAAAATCAAATCTTGCATGAGTTTTTCCCTGAGCGGGGGGATGCAAAGATGAGATTGTCAGTTGCCAAAAAAGCAATTACTGAATTTAAGAAGTGGTGTAAAGACGAAATTAGAACGATAGATTTGATGATTTATTATGTGGAGGTAGGGGTGGATTTTGCAAATGAGTATGGGGACATTTATGAACAATTTTATAATAGTATGATCTCCATGTATGGAAATGTTGTAGATAAAATAAACAACAATTTAGAGTTATGTGATCGATTCTATCAACGATTGAAGTCAATAGTAATGAATACAAGCGGAATGGGCTGGGGATTTCACGAGGAGCTTTATTCCTTATTCGGGCAGCTATCGATTCAAGTAGAAAAGGGAAGGAGGGAAGGGCATTGA
- a CDS encoding PadR family transcriptional regulator produces MVRVYISFRYILKIYLEGKMKTEAKWIVLGILSGRCRTGYEIKKVIDNSFEHFWKMSYGQIYPALKTLVKEGYVIQIGGEGDRKEYEVTEAGKHKLHDWLAAPIYDTGLHKNELLVKLFFGNEMNREQAFHHICEHERLLQGKMKVYEQMEKKLSTHPDAEFWLYTLDYGKEVAEAELHWCKKTKEKLK; encoded by the coding sequence ATGGTTCGTGTTTATATATCTTTTAGATATATCTTAAAGATATATTTGGAGGGTAAGATGAAAACAGAGGCTAAATGGATTGTGCTCGGAATACTGTCAGGAAGATGTAGAACGGGATACGAAATAAAAAAGGTCATTGATAATAGTTTTGAGCATTTTTGGAAGATGAGCTATGGACAAATTTATCCCGCTCTTAAAACTTTGGTCAAAGAGGGGTATGTTATTCAAATCGGAGGCGAGGGGGATCGGAAGGAGTATGAGGTAACGGAAGCGGGAAAGCATAAACTTCATGATTGGCTGGCTGCTCCCATTTACGATACTGGGCTTCATAAAAATGAGCTGCTCGTTAAACTGTTTTTTGGAAACGAAATGAACCGGGAACAAGCATTTCACCACATTTGTGAACATGAACGGTTGTTACAAGGAAAAATGAAGGTTTACGAACAAATGGAAAAAAAGCTAAGCACTCATCCGGACGCTGAATTTTGGTTATATACGTTAGATTATGGAAAAGAAGTAGCTGAAGCAGAGCTGCACTGGTGCAAAAAAACAAAGGAGAAACTGAAATGA
- a CDS encoding AraC family transcriptional regulator — MDSLQRMLNSIEYIESHLDNELLLDEIAAIACMSRFHFQRMFRMLTGYTVTEYIRNRRITIAAQELVHSKSKVIDVAMKYGYESPEAFTKAFRRIHGIPPSDAKKHSQSLKAYPKISFQIQLKGDVEMDYKIVEKDAFTVVGKSIRTTTICGENNQKIAAFWNESNQNGLSKELAKNCGPLGLLGICIDFDKQQENLTYLIAAEKNIDQIPVEWETRQIPAATWAIFPVHGAMPDAMPKVWDRIFSEWFPATGYEHSGGPEMEVYLSDADPYSKDYYSEIWIPIERKG; from the coding sequence ATGGACAGCCTTCAAAGAATGCTTAATAGCATTGAGTATATAGAAAGCCATTTAGACAACGAGCTTTTGCTTGACGAAATTGCTGCGATTGCTTGTATGTCAAGGTTTCACTTTCAACGGATGTTCCGTATGTTAACTGGCTATACCGTAACTGAATATATTCGGAATCGCCGTATTACAATAGCTGCACAGGAACTAGTTCATTCCAAATCTAAAGTAATCGATGTGGCAATGAAGTATGGGTACGAAAGTCCAGAAGCTTTTACGAAAGCATTTCGGCGAATACATGGTATCCCTCCATCAGATGCTAAGAAACATAGTCAATCCTTGAAGGCTTACCCAAAGATCTCTTTTCAAATTCAGTTAAAGGGTGATGTGGAAATGGATTACAAGATTGTTGAGAAAGATGCGTTTACCGTTGTAGGAAAAAGCATTCGTACCACTACAATTTGCGGAGAGAACAACCAAAAGATTGCAGCTTTCTGGAATGAATCGAATCAAAATGGATTGTCAAAAGAGCTTGCCAAAAATTGCGGCCCTCTTGGATTGCTTGGCATTTGCATTGATTTTGACAAACAGCAAGAAAATCTAACCTACTTAATCGCCGCAGAAAAGAATATTGATCAAATTCCTGTTGAATGGGAGACGAGACAAATTCCTGCAGCTACTTGGGCGATTTTTCCGGTACACGGGGCAATGCCTGATGCAATGCCAAAGGTATGGGATCGAATCTTTTCTGAATGGTTTCCGGCAACTGGATATGAACATTCAGGCGGACCAGAAATGGAAGTATACTTAAGTGATGCTGATCCTTATTCAAAAGATTATTACAGCGAGATATGGATTCCAATCGAGAGGAAGGGGTGA
- a CDS encoding PLD nuclease N-terminal domain-containing protein, whose product MNTDFADVPWGLLAPVIILNLILVIVALVDYVKRAKTTGAHLFWIPLILFVSFLGPVMYLIFGRRNQ is encoded by the coding sequence ATGAATACGGATTTTGCTGATGTTCCTTGGGGGCTGCTTGCGCCCGTTATCATTTTGAATTTAATTTTGGTCATTGTCGCGCTCGTCGATTATGTGAAGCGAGCAAAGACGACAGGCGCCCACCTGTTCTGGATTCCACTTATTTTATTTGTTAGCTTTCTCGGGCCGGTAATGTACTTGATTTTCGGTAGGAGGAACCAGTGA
- the sigY gene encoding RNA polymerase sigma factor SigY — translation MDETALIRKAQKGDQVALATLLHENYLFLRRYALKITLKPSLADDLTQETMTKAIEKIHLYKGCSKFSTWLISIASNLYIDMCRKQNREELMANTETPLHQLKWEFAHRQLEWMDVVDGLGKLSEGYRLPLILKHYYSYRYEEIGKMLGIPEGTAKSRVHHALGLLRKELNVNDEGYEAE, via the coding sequence ATGGACGAAACTGCACTTATTCGTAAAGCCCAAAAGGGAGACCAAGTGGCGCTAGCTACTCTCCTGCACGAGAATTATTTATTTCTGAGAAGGTATGCGTTAAAGATTACTTTAAAACCATCATTGGCCGATGACTTAACACAGGAAACGATGACCAAGGCGATCGAAAAAATTCACCTTTATAAAGGCTGTTCTAAGTTTTCAACATGGTTGATTTCCATTGCCTCTAACTTATATATTGATATGTGTCGCAAGCAGAACAGAGAGGAGCTAATGGCAAATACAGAAACGCCTTTGCACCAGTTGAAGTGGGAATTTGCCCACCGTCAGCTTGAATGGATGGATGTTGTAGATGGGTTAGGGAAATTATCAGAAGGGTATCGTCTACCCTTGATTTTGAAGCACTATTACAGCTATAGGTATGAAGAAATCGGCAAGATGTTAGGCATACCAGAAGGAACTGCGAAGTCAAGGGTTCATCACGCATTAGGTCTGTTAAGGAAGGAGTTGAACGTGAATGACGAAGGATATGAAGCAGAATGA
- a CDS encoding YxlC family protein has translation MTKDMKQNELEPEAKGENGRSSAQLTDKQTIMELRSGLERLDQLDSADEPDLSFFLQQVKETKANSRKKLLKELLGLWGLALVILAFWTTTYFHSPTVFLILQGTAVVILPFIVYFTTKKEVNKLL, from the coding sequence ATGACGAAGGATATGAAGCAGAATGAATTGGAGCCGGAAGCGAAAGGGGAAAACGGAAGATCATCGGCACAGCTAACCGACAAACAGACGATTATGGAGCTGCGTTCCGGTTTAGAACGTCTTGATCAGCTCGATTCAGCGGATGAGCCAGACCTTTCTTTTTTCCTGCAGCAAGTAAAGGAAACAAAAGCCAATAGCAGGAAAAAGCTGCTTAAGGAGCTACTGGGATTGTGGGGGCTCGCTCTTGTTATTTTAGCGTTTTGGACGACAACCTACTTTCATTCGCCAACAGTCTTCCTGATCTTGCAAGGGACCGCTGTTGTCATACTGCCGTTCATCGTATATTTTACGACGAAAAAAGAGGTGAACAAACTCTTATGA